The Streptomyces sp. NBC_01689 genome includes a window with the following:
- a CDS encoding ABC transporter substrate-binding protein, giving the protein MTNVTHARSTRTTATYAVSLLVVAAAALTGCGSSDKSSDGKDPLKGDTAKGGTVVVGSNNFPESILIADIYGEALKAKGIKVSYKLNIGSRETTYGLIKNGTITVLPEYNGALLAYLDAKAAPTTVEETSKAITAGLDAKLTLLEPSEAQDKDAVAVNEATAKKYSLTEKSTIADLADAAKDMVIGGSPEFQTRKQGLVGLKTEYGLNFKSFKALDAGGPLTVAALKGNNIQAADIFSTDPGISKNKFVVLQDSKNLFGFENVTPLAYKSGLTSEGVAALNAVSAKLDTDALVDLNAQVQNDNKDPLDVAKQWLSSAGLS; this is encoded by the coding sequence ATGACCAACGTGACCCACGCCAGAAGCACCCGAACGACCGCAACGTATGCTGTTTCCCTGCTGGTTGTGGCCGCGGCCGCCCTCACGGGCTGCGGTTCCTCCGACAAGAGCTCCGACGGCAAGGACCCGCTGAAGGGTGACACCGCCAAGGGCGGTACGGTGGTGGTCGGCTCCAACAACTTCCCCGAGAGCATCCTGATCGCCGACATCTACGGCGAGGCCCTGAAGGCCAAGGGCATCAAGGTCAGTTACAAGCTCAACATCGGCAGCCGCGAGACGACCTACGGTCTGATCAAGAACGGCACGATCACCGTGCTGCCCGAATACAACGGCGCCCTGCTGGCCTACCTGGACGCCAAGGCGGCTCCGACGACCGTCGAGGAGACCTCGAAGGCCATCACCGCCGGTCTCGACGCCAAGCTGACGCTCCTGGAGCCCTCCGAGGCCCAGGACAAGGACGCGGTCGCGGTGAACGAGGCCACGGCCAAGAAGTACAGCCTCACCGAGAAGTCGACCATCGCCGACCTCGCCGACGCGGCGAAGGACATGGTCATCGGCGGTTCCCCGGAGTTCCAGACCCGTAAGCAGGGACTGGTCGGCCTGAAGACCGAATACGGCCTGAATTTCAAGTCGTTCAAGGCCCTGGACGCGGGTGGCCCGCTGACCGTCGCCGCGCTCAAGGGCAACAACATCCAGGCGGCGGACATCTTCTCGACCGACCCCGGAATCAGCAAGAACAAGTTCGTCGTTCTCCAGGACTCGAAGAATCTCTTCGGTTTCGAGAACGTCACTCCGCTCGCCTACAAGAGCGGGCTCACCTCCGAGGGCGTCGCCGCACTCAACGCCGTGTCCGCGAAGCTCGACACGGACGCCCTGGTCGACCTCAACGCCCAGGTGCAGAACGACAACAAGGACCCGCTGGACGTCGCCAAGCAGTGGCTGTCGTCCGCCGGACTGTCCTGA
- a CDS encoding aromatic amino acid ammonia-lyase, whose amino-acid sequence MLERTAGTSPADPRAGVAPLTDAPGAVALDGRGLDSRTVTRIADGVPPGTVPPAALERMARAHRAARALTAEGTRAYGRTTGVGAHRGVAVEEHDGDGHDLRLLLSHAGGIGERLPVRQVRAMMAVRANQLLAGGSGLRPAVATTLLDALRTGVHPPVSEYGSVGTGDLTALAELGLALFGHGPWEHDRAESGQPLPEPLRIERGDALPLLSSNALTLGQSALACHDLGALLRAAHVVAALSLCAIDASLEAYAPEVHLAHPHPPTQRAAARVRRLLGTARTPWPPSPRVQDPFGFRCFPQAHGPASEAWSTLEGVLAVDLNSAVENPLIGWDAAGVAPVAHHHGGFFAGPLALALDGVCLAVLGTARLSAARLSGLGRPELTGLRSYLADEASAGSGMMILEYGAAAAVAEVQTCATPAALGHVVLSQGTEEAASFATQAARKTLRLTDAYRLVLGCELVAAVRALRQRGTVPDPLTVAGRAYARAAAVLSPAMQDRSLTSDVASAGTLLAEFAVLEELTDDAPPATLP is encoded by the coding sequence ATGCTCGAGCGCACCGCCGGGACATCCCCCGCCGATCCGCGCGCCGGCGTCGCGCCGTTGACCGACGCGCCCGGCGCCGTCGCACTCGACGGCCGGGGCCTGGATTCGCGCACGGTGACCCGGATCGCCGACGGCGTCCCGCCCGGCACCGTGCCCCCGGCCGCACTGGAGCGGATGGCGCGTGCGCACCGGGCCGCCCGGGCACTGACGGCGGAGGGCACCCGGGCCTACGGACGCACCACCGGCGTGGGAGCGCACCGCGGTGTCGCCGTCGAGGAGCACGACGGCGACGGTCACGACCTCCGACTGCTGCTCAGCCACGCGGGCGGCATCGGGGAACGGCTGCCGGTGCGACAGGTACGCGCGATGATGGCGGTGCGCGCCAACCAACTGCTCGCCGGCGGCTCGGGGTTGCGCCCCGCGGTCGCCACGACGCTGCTGGACGCCCTGCGGACCGGCGTGCATCCACCGGTCAGCGAGTACGGGTCGGTGGGCACCGGGGATCTGACCGCGCTGGCCGAACTCGGACTGGCGCTGTTCGGACACGGCCCGTGGGAGCACGACCGGGCGGAGTCCGGGCAGCCGCTCCCCGAGCCGCTGCGGATCGAACGCGGCGACGCGCTGCCCCTGTTGAGCAGCAACGCCCTCACCCTGGGCCAGTCCGCGCTGGCCTGTCACGACCTCGGCGCCCTGTTGCGCGCCGCCCATGTGGTGGCGGCCCTGTCCCTGTGCGCGATCGACGCGTCCCTGGAGGCGTACGCGCCCGAGGTCCACCTCGCGCACCCGCATCCGCCCACGCAGCGGGCCGCCGCGCGCGTTCGCCGGCTCCTCGGCACCGCGCGGACGCCCTGGCCGCCGTCCCCGCGCGTCCAGGACCCGTTCGGCTTCCGCTGCTTCCCCCAGGCCCACGGTCCGGCGTCGGAGGCGTGGAGCACCCTGGAGGGGGTGCTCGCCGTCGACCTCAACTCCGCGGTGGAGAATCCCCTGATCGGCTGGGACGCGGCCGGGGTCGCCCCGGTCGCCCACCACCACGGCGGATTCTTCGCCGGCCCGCTCGCGCTGGCGCTCGACGGGGTCTGTCTCGCCGTCCTGGGCACGGCCCGGCTCTCCGCCGCCCGGCTCTCCGGGCTCGGCCGTCCCGAACTGACGGGACTGCGCTCCTACTTGGCCGACGAGGCATCGGCGGGCTCGGGAATGATGATCCTCGAATACGGCGCGGCGGCCGCGGTCGCCGAGGTCCAGACGTGTGCCACGCCGGCCGCACTCGGGCACGTGGTGCTCTCCCAGGGGACGGAGGAGGCGGCGAGCTTCGCCACCCAGGCGGCCCGCAAGACGCTCCGGCTCACCGACGCGTACCGGCTGGTCCTGGGCTGCGAACTGGTGGCCGCCGTACGGGCCCTGCGCCAGCGCGGCACGGTTCCCGACCCGCTGACCGTCGCGGGACGCGCCTACGCCCGGGCCGCCGCGGTGCTGAGTCCGGCGATGCAGGACCGCTCCCTGACGAGCGACGTGGCGAGCGCCGGGACGCTGCTGGCGGAGTTCGCGGTGCTGGAGGAGCTCACCGACGACGCGCCGCCCGCCACACTGCCGTAG
- a CDS encoding alpha/beta fold hydrolase gives MPQLDVDGAALTYDDEGPRDGDGVPLVFLHGWTADRRRWDHQMAHFAEKRRVVRLDLRGHGESGGSGVRTIAELATDVLAVLDHLKIERFVLVGHSMGGMIAQTIALGHPERVERMVLVSSISRMTYSRGRGLLMAASTLVPFKLFVATNIQRAFAPGHPREEIREYVRSSADTPREVVMTLYGAMRAFDVLDRLGEIRTPTLLVHGYYDIQLPVAQMLRMAKAYPDAVVRILDAGHELPVEKPAELTAALDGFLTDRAAARP, from the coding sequence ATGCCGCAGCTCGATGTCGACGGCGCCGCGCTGACGTACGACGACGAGGGCCCCCGCGACGGCGACGGCGTTCCCCTGGTCTTCCTCCACGGGTGGACGGCCGACCGGCGGCGCTGGGACCACCAGATGGCGCACTTCGCCGAGAAGAGACGGGTGGTCCGGCTGGATCTGCGCGGGCACGGGGAGAGCGGGGGGTCGGGCGTCCGGACCATCGCGGAGCTGGCGACGGACGTCCTCGCCGTCCTCGACCATCTGAAGATCGAGCGGTTCGTGCTGGTCGGTCACTCCATGGGCGGGATGATCGCCCAGACCATCGCCCTCGGCCACCCCGAGCGGGTCGAACGCATGGTCCTGGTCAGCTCGATCAGCAGGATGACCTACAGCCGGGGGCGGGGCCTGCTCATGGCGGCGTCGACCCTGGTGCCGTTCAAGCTGTTCGTCGCCACCAACATCCAGCGTGCCTTCGCGCCGGGCCATCCGCGCGAGGAGATCAGGGAGTACGTGCGCAGCTCGGCGGACACCCCGCGTGAAGTCGTCATGACGCTGTACGGCGCCATGCGGGCCTTCGACGTCCTCGACCGGCTCGGTGAGATCCGCACCCCCACCCTCCTCGTCCACGGCTACTACGACATCCAGCTGCCCGTCGCGCAGATGCTCCGGATGGCCAAGGCCTACCCGGACGCGGTGGTGCGGATCCTGGACGCGGGCCACGAACTGCCGGTGGAGAAGCCGGCGGAACTCACCGCCGCGCTCGACGGGTTCCTGACCGACCGGGCCGCCGCGCGACCGTGA
- a CDS encoding thioester reductase domain-containing protein: MGADTGTDAAAEHGITRDTAQGTARDAAYGTGYDADEQADSVPAAATPDVDGLASAIAEAAGPLVPGGLLSPDSDFFDAGGTSVGAVELVAALEETLGMELDLDEVFADARPRSLAERWLRTVGTACTTGTAAPSSTPPVQGARPAPPGTAPRAARTGTTTVSRTAAGDTAPLVPFPASPPAPGPSALSSSPSSSPTARSEDLDQILADLALADRLPWTGSPEPLPPRRILLTGATGFLGGHLLLDLLRHSEARVYCLVRAADEEAASARLGAALKNHRLPWSSEIRRRVTVLPGDIRHPRLGLSEELWNTLAHELDSVVGVAAAVDFLRGYRSLRQSNVLGALTLAELAASGRPKPLHHISSIAVFNEVGITAMGEDDPLAHVDRLVAGYDQTKWAAEVALRRARDHGLVVTALRPGGIGGHTRTGAYNPQDLSSGLLSAFGRFRTVPAFRHLNSAPVDWVSRVAAAVVCEPEAWGHDYHLTGVPNTLDDVVRDMAFGGLHVRVQDWDEWRADVLSRLDADPVPELGFLTRVLRSPTALRLCEATLTGPAATGERTAALVEALGLRPPARYDSRAQLRTFERLAEDGLARLPHRDDQPYLWFSETTEGSVVPVGAPAEPSRPCSTALTLSIASMHQLVRERRVDVRGELVCGAVHPEPLTVVRGDVWVRPEEGIPRRHGDDHRLLRYRLLLRDTDGGRWWLEGHKHARARRDVWRQTRALRVEIGPEGEPALLTGELVVPADSYVRDQIDGIEVDPRLTAREQRAAKLTWLAWFGLEMGRGLAGPFARAAADLLDLRRTPTPSERHR; encoded by the coding sequence ATGGGTGCGGACACCGGTACGGATGCCGCCGCCGAGCACGGCATCACACGCGACACCGCACAGGGCACCGCGCGCGACGCCGCGTATGGCACCGGGTACGACGCCGACGAGCAGGCCGACTCCGTGCCCGCCGCCGCGACCCCCGACGTGGACGGTCTGGCCTCCGCGATCGCCGAGGCGGCCGGCCCCCTCGTCCCCGGAGGACTGCTGTCGCCGGACAGCGACTTCTTCGACGCCGGGGGCACTTCCGTCGGAGCCGTGGAACTCGTCGCGGCGCTGGAGGAGACCCTGGGCATGGAGCTGGACCTCGACGAGGTCTTCGCCGACGCCCGGCCGCGGAGCCTCGCCGAGCGCTGGCTGCGGACTGTGGGGACGGCGTGCACCACGGGGACCGCGGCGCCCAGCTCCACACCACCGGTCCAGGGCGCCCGCCCCGCGCCACCCGGGACAGCACCCCGGGCCGCACGGACCGGCACGACGACCGTCTCCCGGACCGCCGCCGGGGACACGGCGCCCCTCGTGCCTTTCCCGGCCTCCCCACCCGCCCCGGGACCATCCGCCCTGTCCTCCTCACCATCCTCGTCCCCCACGGCCCGGTCCGAGGACCTGGACCAGATCCTGGCCGACCTCGCGCTCGCCGACCGGCTGCCCTGGACCGGATCGCCCGAGCCGCTGCCGCCCCGCCGGATCCTGCTCACCGGCGCCACCGGCTTCCTCGGCGGCCATCTGCTCCTCGACCTGCTCCGACACAGCGAGGCCCGGGTGTACTGCCTCGTCCGGGCCGCCGACGAGGAGGCGGCCTCGGCCCGCCTCGGCGCGGCGCTGAAGAACCACCGGCTGCCCTGGTCGTCGGAGATCCGCCGCCGCGTCACGGTGCTGCCCGGCGACATCAGGCACCCGCGCCTCGGCCTGTCGGAGGAGCTCTGGAACACGCTCGCCCACGAGCTGGACAGCGTGGTCGGAGTGGCGGCGGCGGTGGACTTCCTGCGCGGCTACCGGTCGCTGCGGCAGAGCAACGTCCTCGGCGCTCTCACCCTGGCCGAACTCGCCGCGTCCGGCCGGCCGAAGCCGCTGCACCACATCTCCTCGATCGCGGTCTTCAACGAGGTCGGCATCACCGCGATGGGAGAGGACGACCCCCTCGCCCATGTGGACCGCCTCGTGGCGGGATACGACCAGACGAAATGGGCCGCCGAGGTCGCGCTGCGCCGGGCGCGCGACCACGGGCTGGTCGTCACCGCGCTGCGTCCCGGCGGCATCGGCGGTCACACGAGGACCGGTGCCTACAACCCGCAGGACCTCAGCAGCGGTCTCCTCTCGGCCTTCGGCCGCTTCCGCACCGTACCCGCCTTCCGCCACCTGAACTCGGCGCCGGTGGACTGGGTGAGCCGGGTCGCCGCCGCCGTCGTCTGCGAACCGGAGGCCTGGGGCCACGACTACCACCTGACCGGGGTGCCCAACACCCTGGACGATGTCGTGCGGGACATGGCGTTCGGCGGCCTGCACGTGCGCGTACAGGACTGGGACGAGTGGCGCGCCGACGTCCTGTCCCGCCTCGACGCCGATCCGGTTCCGGAACTCGGTTTCCTGACCCGGGTGTTGCGCAGCCCCACGGCCCTCAGGCTGTGCGAGGCCACGCTGACGGGACCGGCGGCCACCGGTGAGCGCACCGCCGCGCTCGTCGAGGCTCTCGGCCTGCGGCCTCCGGCCCGTTACGACTCCCGTGCACAGCTGAGGACGTTCGAGCGTCTCGCGGAGGACGGCCTGGCCAGGCTGCCCCACAGGGACGACCAGCCCTATCTGTGGTTCTCCGAGACGACCGAGGGCTCCGTGGTACCGGTCGGGGCGCCCGCCGAACCGTCCCGTCCCTGCTCGACGGCGCTGACCCTCTCCATCGCGAGCATGCACCAACTCGTCAGGGAGCGGCGGGTGGACGTCCGTGGCGAGCTGGTGTGCGGTGCCGTCCATCCCGAACCGCTGACCGTGGTGCGCGGCGACGTCTGGGTCCGCCCCGAGGAGGGCATTCCGCGCCGGCACGGTGACGACCACCGACTCCTGCGCTACCGGCTGCTGTTGCGTGACACGGACGGAGGCCGCTGGTGGCTGGAGGGCCACAAGCACGCACGCGCCCGCCGTGACGTGTGGCGGCAGACCCGCGCCCTGCGCGTCGAGATCGGCCCGGAGGGTGAACCCGCTCTTCTCACAGGCGAGTTGGTCGTTCCCGCGGACAGTTATGTGCGCGACCAGATCGACGGCATCGAGGTCGATCCACGGCTGACCGCCCGGGAGCAGCGGGCCGCCAAGCTGACCTGGCTCGCCTGGTTCGGCCTGGAGATGGGCCGCGGACTCGCCGGGCCGTTCGCCAGGGCCGCCGCCGACCTCCTCGACCTCCGCCGCACCCCGACCCCCTCGGAGCGCCACCGATGA
- a CDS encoding alpha/beta hydrolase: MIRRTAASRTRQPARALRTARVPHPLRHRLDPARVEEIPFTTSDGVRLALTRVDSGERDRPAVLLLHGHTASADMFLLPETRNLVDVLLDDGYEPWLLDWRGSRRFPYNETGGRYTYDDVALYDVPEAVSRIRERIGGRPLFVVAHCVGSLTLSLSMAAGLVPGLAGVVSQGVFLTPKLAGRTSLRMTVAGELLRNRVDHIPVDFRKVGLRSRYTPLFALASRGAACPDPTCQILHNSAWGSGASLFVHENLSDATHDRLAELLGPAPLWILPHLRRIELARTVVRWHDTDHRYRALPPNALDAAARIDTAVLLLSGSENGLWLDSQRLCHEVLAHREPQLDVSYTEIPGYGHLDTFLGRGAALDVFGHILEFLGEQR, translated from the coding sequence ATGATCCGCAGAACCGCCGCCTCCCGCACCCGGCAGCCGGCCCGCGCCCTCCGGACGGCGCGGGTTCCGCACCCCCTCCGCCACCGCCTCGACCCGGCGCGGGTCGAGGAGATCCCCTTCACCACCTCGGACGGTGTACGCCTCGCGCTCACCCGCGTCGACAGCGGCGAACGCGACCGGCCCGCCGTGCTGCTCCTGCACGGGCACACCGCGTCCGCCGACATGTTCCTGCTCCCCGAGACCCGCAACCTCGTCGACGTCCTCCTCGACGACGGCTACGAGCCCTGGCTGCTCGACTGGCGCGGCAGCCGCCGCTTTCCGTACAACGAGACCGGCGGCCGGTACACCTACGACGACGTCGCCCTGTACGACGTTCCCGAAGCCGTCTCCCGGATTCGTGAACGCATCGGCGGGCGGCCGCTGTTCGTGGTCGCGCACTGCGTGGGCTCCCTCACTCTGTCGCTGAGCATGGCGGCGGGGCTGGTGCCCGGACTCGCCGGCGTCGTCTCCCAGGGGGTGTTCCTGACCCCGAAGCTCGCGGGGCGCACCTCGCTGCGCATGACGGTGGCGGGCGAACTGCTGCGCAACCGCGTCGACCACATCCCCGTCGACTTCCGGAAGGTGGGCCTGCGGTCGCGGTACACACCCCTGTTCGCGCTCGCCTCGCGCGGCGCGGCCTGCCCGGACCCGACCTGCCAGATCCTCCACAACTCGGCCTGGGGGTCGGGAGCCTCGCTCTTCGTGCACGAGAACCTGTCGGACGCCACCCACGACCGGCTCGCCGAACTCCTGGGTCCCGCGCCCCTGTGGATCCTGCCGCACTTGCGCCGCATCGAGCTGGCGCGCACCGTCGTCCGCTGGCACGACACCGACCACCGGTACCGGGCGCTGCCGCCCAACGCCCTGGACGCGGCGGCCCGCATCGACACCGCGGTCCTGCTGCTCTCCGGCAGCGAGAACGGACTCTGGCTGGACTCGCAGCGGCTCTGCCACGAGGTGCTGGCACACCGCGAGCCCCAACTGGACGTCTCGTACACCGAGATCCCCGGCTACGGGCATCTGGACACCTTCCTGGGCCGGGGCGCCGCACTGGACGTGTTCGGGCACATCCTCGAATTCCTCGGCGAACAACGGTGA
- a CDS encoding ATP-binding protein, producing MIAYIVYSEMDSARSAAATARLVRDSAQVTKLIDGVQTEHRQALLVSLRHEAARPGDKAPDTSAFLDAQQKVSAQAEAVRATYGDRLPEAEAQALKELEGLDSLRKTIEQGPIPADNIDPAYGSVIEGLINGLGLGQSGGESSESAGNLLDALLRADTAHASFETSVFAARTRDANALIEYTGAVGDYEQYTYQAERFTRFASQEQGARLAAIEHSAYQSVIAQHYAALQVDPSGLVAETPGQLRTALQDALTADPTYERQAQNRLKITESLIGEIAADTQKASDDAWWQVLWLVAADLAAFAAWILFSVLVRRSVVRTVRTLTQAAQHVAAAAETELARVADDDSEDAGPPRLEAVPVPVRDEIGELAEAFNQVQVTASALLERQVVSRRNIAEMFGNVGHRVSNLTARQLALIDSVERGETDPEVLDRLYRIDHIAVRLQRNADSLMLLAGIRETGLNSGPMRLSNIVRAALGQIEGYQRVTPHAEGDVTVAPDIVGDLTLMLAELLENAVTFSPASSSVEVVLRPRHGSGGGALIEIIDHGLGMSPERLEEENARLIRRERLDLAPTEVLGLFVVGGLSRRWGIEVVLTRTPGGGVTATVAVPASQLLLADPTGAATRAPHILPPPRRSGLTEPRPGVVDPEPGPSSLPRRVPARNRVAESPGHGGRQEPVAEGGTGYGAPGATRPRPGAAPAAEAPARPGPGAHDGAGHGAGGAGPVRQRGTGAVGGLGLPPRTAGGGLRLPPRTPGRGGEEPPRTAGGGPGQPPRTADGVPGQPSRAAGAGHGPGPAPAGDAPVRPAEGGAGPLRRRVRGATLQSTTASTRLPRQPVAHPNPRPSAWQTADAEAARSEIDEFEEAVLRAERESAAGYPGGGGPARSGGRPDTSTEHRTENNRPTFPEGMSK from the coding sequence ATGATCGCTTACATCGTCTATTCCGAGATGGACTCGGCCCGTTCGGCGGCGGCGACGGCCCGTCTCGTACGGGACAGCGCGCAAGTCACCAAACTCATCGACGGCGTTCAGACCGAACACCGGCAGGCGCTCCTGGTCTCCCTGCGCCACGAGGCCGCCCGCCCTGGCGACAAGGCGCCCGACACGTCCGCCTTCCTGGACGCGCAGCAGAAGGTCAGCGCCCAGGCCGAGGCCGTGCGGGCCACCTACGGCGACCGGCTTCCCGAGGCCGAGGCCCAGGCGCTCAAGGAGTTGGAGGGCCTCGACAGCCTCCGCAAGACCATCGAGCAGGGCCCGATCCCCGCCGACAACATCGACCCGGCGTACGGATCGGTGATCGAAGGCCTCATCAACGGTCTCGGACTGGGCCAGTCGGGCGGCGAGTCCTCGGAGTCCGCCGGCAACCTGCTCGACGCGCTGCTGCGCGCCGACACCGCCCACGCGTCCTTCGAGACCAGCGTCTTCGCGGCCCGTACCCGCGACGCCAACGCGCTCATCGAGTACACCGGAGCCGTCGGCGACTACGAGCAGTACACCTACCAGGCCGAACGTTTCACCCGGTTCGCCAGCCAGGAGCAGGGCGCCCGGCTCGCCGCGATCGAGCACAGCGCCTACCAGAGCGTCATCGCCCAGCACTACGCGGCGCTCCAGGTCGACCCCAGTGGTCTGGTCGCCGAGACCCCGGGGCAGTTGCGCACCGCGCTGCAGGACGCGCTGACCGCCGACCCGACCTACGAACGCCAGGCCCAGAACCGGCTGAAGATCACCGAGTCGCTCATCGGCGAGATCGCCGCCGACACCCAGAAGGCGTCCGACGACGCCTGGTGGCAGGTGCTCTGGCTGGTGGCCGCCGACCTCGCCGCCTTCGCGGCCTGGATCCTCTTCTCGGTGCTCGTGCGCCGCTCCGTGGTCCGCACCGTACGCACCCTCACCCAGGCCGCCCAGCACGTGGCCGCCGCGGCCGAGACCGAGCTCGCCCGGGTCGCGGACGACGACTCCGAGGACGCGGGCCCGCCGCGCCTCGAAGCCGTCCCCGTGCCGGTCCGCGACGAGATCGGCGAACTGGCCGAAGCCTTCAACCAGGTGCAGGTCACCGCGAGTGCGCTGCTGGAACGCCAGGTCGTCAGCCGCCGCAACATCGCCGAGATGTTCGGCAACGTCGGCCACCGCGTCAGCAATCTGACGGCGCGCCAGCTGGCCCTGATCGACTCCGTGGAACGCGGTGAGACCGACCCCGAGGTACTGGACCGGCTCTACCGCATCGACCACATCGCCGTCCGTCTCCAGCGCAACGCCGACAGCCTGATGCTGCTCGCCGGCATCCGGGAGACGGGTCTCAACTCCGGTCCCATGCGGCTCAGCAACATCGTCCGCGCCGCGCTCGGGCAGATCGAGGGCTATCAGCGCGTCACCCCGCACGCCGAGGGCGACGTCACCGTCGCTCCCGACATCGTCGGCGACCTGACCCTGATGCTCGCCGAACTCCTGGAGAACGCGGTGACGTTCTCCCCCGCGTCCAGCAGTGTCGAGGTGGTCCTCAGGCCCCGGCACGGCTCCGGCGGCGGTGCCCTGATCGAGATCATCGACCACGGGCTCGGGATGAGCCCCGAGCGGCTGGAGGAGGAGAACGCCCGCCTGATCCGCCGTGAACGGCTCGACCTGGCCCCCACCGAGGTCCTCGGCCTCTTCGTGGTCGGTGGTCTCTCCCGTCGCTGGGGCATCGAGGTCGTCCTCACCCGCACGCCGGGAGGCGGGGTCACCGCCACCGTCGCGGTGCCCGCCTCCCAGCTGCTGCTGGCCGACCCCACGGGAGCCGCGACCCGGGCCCCGCACATCCTGCCGCCGCCGCGCCGCTCGGGCCTGACCGAACCACGCCCCGGCGTCGTCGACCCCGAGCCGGGGCCCTCGTCCCTGCCCCGCAGGGTCCCCGCCCGCAACCGTGTCGCGGAGTCCCCCGGTCATGGTGGCCGACAGGAGCCGGTGGCCGAGGGCGGGACGGGCTACGGCGCCCCCGGCGCGACCCGGCCCCGGCCGGGTGCCGCCCCGGCCGCCGAGGCACCGGCACGTCCGGGGCCCGGGGCCCACGACGGCGCGGGACACGGTGCCGGCGGCGCCGGTCCGGTACGACAGCGCGGCACCGGCGCCGTCGGCGGACTCGGACTGCCGCCCCGGACGGCGGGCGGTGGCCTCCGGCTGCCGCCCCGCACACCGGGCCGTGGCGGCGAGGAACCGCCCCGCACCGCGGGCGGTGGTCCCGGACAGCCGCCCCGCACGGCGGACGGCGTTCCCGGACAGCCGTCGCGCGCCGCCGGCGCGGGACACGGCCCGGGCCCGGCTCCGGCCGGTGACGCTCCGGTCCGTCCGGCCGAGGGTGGTGCCGGCCCGCTGCGGCGCCGCGTGCGCGGTGCGACCCTGCAGTCCACCACGGCGTCGACCCGGCTGCCCAGGCAGCCCGTCGCCCACCCCAACCCGCGCCCC
- a CDS encoding DUF6924 domain-containing protein, translating to MNALPAVVGRDEFDALVVRTDYHDDVSWRAVTTALAEPWAPGEDGQYTAGLHLVDDPAWAEAGVDDVVAAVRADENLPVVFLADGTTMRAAHHALLAVTTLTREECEDDEDHRRLVEYGRAFRTVPAGVHDIHANLSIGNLGFEEYAAMAHDEPEGVYRVP from the coding sequence ATGAACGCGTTGCCCGCCGTCGTCGGCCGGGACGAATTCGATGCGCTGGTCGTCAGGACGGACTATCACGACGACGTGTCCTGGCGGGCCGTGACGACGGCCCTGGCGGAGCCGTGGGCGCCCGGAGAAGACGGGCAGTACACGGCGGGCCTCCACCTCGTCGACGATCCGGCCTGGGCGGAGGCCGGCGTCGACGACGTGGTCGCCGCGGTCCGCGCCGACGAGAACCTGCCGGTCGTCTTCCTCGCCGACGGGACCACCATGCGGGCCGCGCACCACGCCCTGCTCGCCGTCACCACCCTGACGAGGGAGGAGTGCGAGGACGACGAGGACCACCGGCGGCTCGTCGAGTACGGACGCGCCTTTCGCACCGTCCCCGCCGGCGTCCACGACATCCACGCGAATCTGAGCATCGGCAATCTCGGTTTCGAGGAGTACGCCGCGATGGCGCACGACGAACCCGAGGGGGTCTACCGGGTCCCCTGA